Part of the Oncorhynchus tshawytscha isolate Ot180627B linkage group LG23, Otsh_v2.0, whole genome shotgun sequence genome, CTGCAGGATGGAGTTGGTGAAGAGCACCTGCAGAAACTACTGTCGACTGCAGTCAAACcttcatgacctttgatcacatgattTATGTAAAGTTGGGCGCGTTCAAGTGGATCACTTTTGCCAAATCGTGACCATCGTTGGTCACTACCATTTAAAGTATGTTGCATTATAGTTATAAAAATTGTCCGCCTTGCACCTACATGTTGACTGCATGAACCTTACAAGAATCATGTGATCAAACGTCATGCAGTTTTTGAAGAAGTCGTTGCAGTTGCTTCTCATCACCTGCACCATGCAGCCATCACCTGTATTGTGAGAGGCACtatttgtcaaccaatcattagggtgtTTTTGAATGACCCACGGGAACGTGACCAAAGACATTACCAACTTGCCACGACTCTAAAGCTCCAGGGGTTACAAATTAAAGTGATACGAGACTTTCTAATCATTTAAATATACACACAGTATGTTTTCAGTTTGTGAGTGGGTGATAAACTTTTACATTTATTCTGAAGAACTTTTGCAAACAGCAGCTATGTTGACACTGCCATGtgatctgagccttgctgttggaaaaccactaGTGTCCAACTTTCAGCTGTTGCAGATGCACCTCCCCAGACTTCACCCGAGGACTTTTGTCTAGTTGGCTTCATAAGTCTTATCCCCCGAACACACCCATTTTCTAGGCAGTGGCTGTCGATAAGACTTTTCTGGACCTCTCTTCCCGACAGTTAAAGGTCCCGAAGCTTTTGTGCATGTGCAAGATGCTGTAGTTTACAGTCTCTGATCTACGAACCTCCCTTCACAATTCTATGATAACTCAAGTATTACCGGTAAAACATCCATGCAGAATCTGCATACCAAACATATGATCTGTTTCAGGGGGATATGCATATTTAGATCTTGAGTTAGTGTACTTGAAGTACCCTACAGTGTAGTTAAAAAGAACCCTAGTGTAGTTACGAAGAACCCTACAGTGTATTTACAAAGAACCCTACAGTGTAGTTACGAAGAACCCTAGTGTAGTTACGAAGAACCCTACAGTGTAGTTACGAAGAACCCTAGTGTTGTTTTATGTAGTGAGCGAACGTGTTACCAAGCAGACGGCGTTAACAAACTGTAGCATAGCCTAGCTGTGCTTAGTTCAAAATAAAATATTTCGCCTAATGGCGCACGATGCTGTGTTGTAGAAAAATGTGACCATTTGTACAATCATCCTAAAATCTCAAAAGAAATTACAGTAACATACTACGCTATTATTTTTGGTTCTGTTATGTAGACAAGTATCAGTGTTTTGCAGACATTgtttcagctttgatctaacgtTATCTAAATGAGCGCCAGTCACAACAGTAGCCTGTTCTTTATTTGTAAAGCCAAGACTGAGTGTAAAGTAGTGAATTTCACACAAGCAAAAGCTTCTGGACCTTTAGCTGTTGGGAAGATGGGGCCAGAAAAGTTGGATCCGCAGCCACTCCATACGTTCTATCCCCATAATCGTCAAGGTGGTAGGGTACTCCGATAGACAGTTGAATCAACCTTTCCACTGGGGACTAGAAGGTGAAAAACCTTTCTATGGGGGGGGTTCCTGGCATCACCTCCGGCCCAACACCCAGGTGTCTGGGGGCAACTACCAGGATCAGGCAGATATTTCCACCCAGATGGGTAGCTGGTTGCTCTGCATGCTGCTCACTGCAGCCAAGCCAGAGGAAGGAGCCCTTCATTACGTATGTCAACTGACAGCCTGCTTGCTGGGGGCACATTCCACTAGACTAAACATGTGTGTATGGAATTCATGACAATGGGTGGAGCTCAAGAGTGTAGTGGCTCCCTCCTTCGACTCGTCTCCCCTGTTGCTTTTTCACCCATCCCATGTACTCAGACCTTTACAGACGACATTAATCCTATTTTTACTATGAAATATGCCCCAGATAAACAACCTACATTGGGGGCTCTCTAAAAATCTGATTTCTCTCTACCCtgttattatactactgtaccacaGAGAGCAATGCTATTCACACCATAATATGTTCAATATCTTACCAACACTGAAGAAAGAACTAAATGATACATTTTCCCAAATTTATTAATTTAAATAACTTAAAATGGACACAAAAATACCCACCCATTAAGTTTCGCTCAATGACTGTTTCCCAGGCACCTTTTCCCACCGAAGTAAAAGACAACTGTTGATTGTTTCCCTGGGAAATGTAGGCGCCAACATGCATTTAGATCGGAGGGAGAAAACATGCCCAGGAAACCCAGCCAGAGGAGCATATCGACTGGAGAGTTCCTTTATATCAAATCTGTTGAGGCTTCCCTATTGACAAATACATTGTTTTTTCCCAATTCTGAATAGGATAGGAGCTGGATAGTGCATATGACCGGAGCAGGTATTTGATCCATACAAATCAAATGAAAAACATTTTACAATAAAAAGGTTCACAAGTATACTATTGGCAAATCAGTACTAAAGACCAGATGTGCCGCTATGACCCTATAAATAAATATCCATAATTATATGGGATATAATTAATAATCAATGATATGCACAATCCTGCACCCTAACCTAATCCTGTATGGACAATAACCTACTTCATACACGCACCAAGACATCTGAATATAGGCATGTCACTTTAAAACCACTCTGGCAAATACTGGACAATGAATAAACAATGACAATTTTGTAAAAATGCAAAAACAGAATAGTCATACATGGGGataaacatttacaaaaaaaataggGGTGAAATCATTTTTAAAAGTAATAATCAGACCAAATGTTGCTCCCTTCGTGTCCATCTCATTTCAACCACGACTAGACAAACATTTTCTAGGAAAACTGCTCATTGCCGCTTCCTCATTTGACTACCCAATGAATGACCATCTCATCATGTTGTGTTTCACTCTATGAATAAAAAACATTGCATAATCTTCTAATAAGTCCTCCACCCTTACTCCCATCAACCTGATCTCGTATAAGGTAACTCAACTCAGACGTGACGAAACATCTCACCAGTTTCCCAACACGAGGCTAGCTGGGCAGTACACAGTACCATTTCAGCAACAGGAGCCATTTCAAGAAGGGGGTGGGGAAAGAAAGAGGCATTTTCTGTTTCTGAAAAATATCTAAGACATTTTGTTTAGTGAACACTGAACAGAAAGAAGCCTAATTTCAGATAGGGGAGATGAGTCAGACTGAAGCTCAAACAGTCTTGAGCTGGGTAGCTACTGTATGACACACAATCACTAGTGCTGTGTATGAAACACAATAAAAACCTTTCTCTGATCATGACAGCGAGGAATCATGGAGAGATAACACACAGCGGTGAacccatttcaattcagtcactTTTTCACAACATCCCTTTTGTTTTAAACAAAACTTTCCATACATGTTTTAccatggaagaagtggtcagaaagtagTGACATTTTGGACCTAAATGCCATAAACATTCAGGATATCAAGGTGCTCAAAGTTGCctcattttgcataccccactcAACCAAGAAATGACTAAATAGTCTGACAACCCGGTTTGCAAGCTTTTAAAATATCAAATCTCAAccatttatcttttccagtgatgttgacatggatgtctcatTGTGTGGTGAGGTtcgcaaaatgggtcaactttgagcaccttaaTCTTTTGTGTTTTGACATAAAGGTCCAAAAACTCACTTTCTAAGCACTTCTACAACAGACAAATATGTACGGAAGGTTTTTCAAATCAaaaaggggtgctgtcaaaaagtAATTGAATGTATGTGGATTTATCCACAGGGGATTGGGAGAATATATGGCAACAAGGAATGAACAGGGATACAAGATGCAATGAGTACAAAAGGGACAGTACAGAGTCAGGGGTATAGAAAGAGTCTGGGAGAGGGGAACAAtattcaatacacacacactgagaagacTCCAAACAGCATTAGAGTCGTCTCAACGCTCGCTTTTTATCAGTTTTCTTCTTCCCTACAAcattactattgctactactactgctggagGTAGTACTGCTTCCATTGGCTCCGTTACCCAGAGCAGCAGAGGGGGCAACCCCTGGTCCCATCGCCCTCTTGGTAGGGTCCCCTGCGTGTTTTTTGGGCTGGGGGCCATCGGCTGGGTCCTGGGGCACCCCCGACGTCCCCCCATACCCCCCCATGGCATGGATCTCAGTCAGGAGGCGAGCACGGGACGCATACTCTGTATAGTCCTCCAGGAGCAGACGCCCCGCCTCCTCGTTGAGAGCCGACTCAGGGTTGGGATGGATCATAAGGCACTTGAtagtctgaggggagagagagaatgaacaccAGTGAGTCATCAGGGTATATTTCAAGGTTTTCCTTGAACCACTAAACAAAATGTTAAGAATAGAAAATGGATTATTAAAAGAAGCACCTATAGAGATGCTTAAATGTTTCTTACCAATAATACATGTCTGAGTCCCAGCTCTGCCCTCCAGTCCCTCTTCAGGACGTTGACACAGATCTCTCCCTTGTGGCCCACATTAGGGTGGAAGATCTTGGTTAGGAAGTAGCCTTTCGGTGGTGCAGCAGGGAAGTCCTTCCCCAGGACCAGGCGCATTCGGAAAACACCCCCGGCAAACGGGGTTCCTTCTATTGAAGCACAATAAATAAACCACGTCAAGCAGGGGTTGACATTACTGGTTGTCCAGGGCAGGTAAACTCAAGAGTCGGTAAGGTGGAATCTGCCTTTTGTCCTGAAGACTAGTGTTCACTCACGTCGACTCGAGTTCAATTTGTTCATGTGCATAAGTGACTCAATAAAAAAATTTATCAAGCCAAGTGATCACACAGTTCTCCCTACATTCTCTTTCACCTCCGTTACTCGTCTCACTCCATTCAGATCCGAACGCTCCCTCTACACAAACGAGTTGCGCACCCAAGCTCCCATTAAGACTATAGAAATTACTGCCTATAAAAATGCATCTAACAGATGGGATACACAAACAAAACTGCAAACAAGCTACATTCCTTGCCAAATCACGACAGCTTTATcacaaattcaaaatggactggTTGATTAAAGTAGGGAAATGTGTTCCAACTACAAACTGCAGATTTGAAAAAAAATGATGCATCTGGTCCATTTAGTGAACTGCTAGTCTGTCATTTAGAATAGGTTACAGATGGACATATGTAACAAAAACATTGTTTTGATGAAGGCAAATAGCCAATAATAAGCTCATTACACCCTGTTAAAAAAGGAGTAGGCTAAACGTGCAGTGATATTGATGAGAAAGAAGCACCTGTTTCAGTAGCAAATGTCAGTGCTCAAATGGCAGTAGGAGTCCATAACTTAACAAATGACCTTGCAACTCAAGTAGGCCTAAGTGTTTTCCAGTTCAGACAGTGAATATTGGACAACTAAATCAAATGTTTAGGCCTTTGTACCAACTGCCTCTAGTAGTGTGTTAGCTAGCCAGTGTGTAATCTGAGCATAGTTGAGGTCTAACGTGAATTAGCCACAAAATCTAGAGTTTGAAAGCGacttttctggaagctgtgctgcaCCATTTCCCCTACATTTTACCCCACATGGGCCAGCCCCAGCCCCTGGGCCCACATGGGCCAGCCCCTGCCCCTGGGCCCACATGGGCCAGCCCCAGCCCCTGGGCCCACATGGGCCAGCCCCTGGGCCCGCCCATAGCAATTAGTTTCAGCAAATGCACTTCAGCTCCTCACCATTTGAGTGACAGTAACAAGATACACTCAGCAGAGCGAGTGTAATTGCATAATACTGCAAACATCCTTGtcaaaaacatcaaaactattgaCAGATttattgagttatcttagattaattctgcccatgttgaggaagtgtatactggctatggcGTTTAAAAATGAACAAACAATACTATTTCTGCTTTTTACTTGTTTTTccaagcgaaggtcttttaagggagtatgcgagcacactcgtcTGGTTCGCCTAGCCGACTTCGGCTAACTGCCAGcggaactgaagcatgctgacgccttaaGAGAACTTCTTTACAGAATTAGCATGAAACGTATGAAAAAACGTGTTTGAATAGTGTCATAAGTGTGCTGACTCATTCAAGCACCTTCGATAGCTTAATGTCAACCCCAGCATGTTCTACATTACAGCTTCCCTAGGCAGACAAAACATTTCCCATGACAGAGGTATGCGTTACCTGGTCCCTCAATGGCTGTATGGAGTTCTGTGATGTCTTCTTCGCTGGGGTAGATCTTGATGCCCTCAGGGGGATCTGCAGCGAGTGCAGACACCTCTTTGTACACCAGACGCAGAACCTGGGGCGGCAAGTTCTCTACATTGGAGTTCTATAaatggggcacacacacacacacatacatacattactaTTCTGTCCCACTACCAACAGAAAGGTGCACATATGGTAAATACTATAGATATGGAACCCACACATCCCATGATCACAAACACATTAATAATAGGAAAATCTCAGTAAGGGACAATTTCAGTAAAGCGGTCACCAAAATGGTTGCTCAGAATCAATGTGGCCATCTACTGTCTGATAAGCCTTAGGCCTGTAGCCGATTAAACTCAACTCCACGATTTATGATGGAGATGAGCTGCGATTAGTGTGAACAGACTGGAGCTCCTTAGTCACAAAATCAATTTGAATAAAAAACTACTGATTTCATTTCTGTGTAATTGCGGGCTATTCTTTGGATGCTATAATCAGAAGTTTTTGCTAAAAACGGAATTGTATGGGACTAAGGAATTCCAGTTTGGCCACACTAGTCGCTGCTCAACTCCATCGTAAATCGTGTAGTTGAGTCGAATACAGTACAGGCCAGGTGGTGATTCACGTTAATATCATGAGAGTGCAGTGGATAAGCTGTGTGTCACAACTGACAACTGCGATTTCAGCCAATGTCTGGCCGTTTACTTCATTGATAAATGTACAAACCGGTCAAAGTTAAGATATTGTATAAGCATTTTCTAGCCATACAAAACGGACATCAAGTTAGCCATTCTGTCTTTGCCAAATAAAGCTAGGTTGTAGCTGGCTAGCGAATTAACAGTTAGCCGAAAGCTAGCTAATGGTAGCATTGCTGCCTACAATTACTGACTAGTTCACATCATTGTCAAGTCAAATAGCTAATGTAACGTTACCATTAAATCGCCCAATCATGTAACATATTGATGTAGTTCTTATTACAACTCATCAATTTCGCTAAAAGAGAGGAAATAAGATATCTAACTAGCAAGCTAACATTAGGTAGCTAGCCAGACAAATCATCATTAGGTAGCTAACTTGCATAGGTAGTTAAATACGCCAACTTTGGGGTGTGCTAACGTTATGATAGTTAATTTGCTGACAATCGTGTAGAAGTTAGTTAGTGATTAATCTTTGTTGGACAGTTTCCCATTTAAATTGTGTTCGGGAGAAGTGTCAACACTGAACTAGCCTGCAAAAGAAAATCGTAGCCATCAGCGAACATCAGTTAGTTAACTATAGCAAGCAAATAACCAACCAACGTTAGCTACCCTACTTAACTAGTTAGCTAAGTTAGGTCTCGGCTAAGTAACGTTActgtagttagctagttaacgttagctaaacCGCTGGCAAACAATTTGACTtgctttgttagctagctaaataaccAATAATTGTATCCATCCAAGTGTTTGTAGAAAATGTTAACTTACCATGTCTTCCGAAGAATATTAGTATTCAGGTGACTGGGGCTAGCTAACTCTGTGATCCTCGTCTAAATAGCAACGGTAGCTAGCAACTAATAAATAGTTGCAGCTTATGCTTGATCGATGAGAAAGTGGTCCACGACACctcaaataaatgaataaatgcaGGTATCGCCGACTATTTAGATCTCGAATGCCAAGCAAGCGATCAAGTTATGCTAACGCGTTAGCCAGCTGCAGCTTGCTAGCTAAAATTATTCTCCTCAAAAGTTCAGACACACTGATAGAACGTAAACCCCAATTCGTTATTCTGCTAAAACCAGTCTGCTTTTTGGTACAAACAACGTATACAGTGAAGGGAAGCGAGCTACTGGAAGAAAGTGTTTTTAGCCAAAGTTATGTGGTGGCCAAGTGCTAgagtagctagccagctactatTTTCGTTGAAACGGAACACGACTACGTCTCCCAAATGAAATTGTGTTGTCTTGACCAATCGGTATTTTAGCCATACAACACGTGTACAAACAACGTAACCAACAAGACCAATCACATATCGTAGGTGCTCTGTCGTCATACTACTTGACATTTCCACCAGCCATCCAAAGTCGAGAATGTCAAAATTGCTTCCAAGCCATAGGTGCGTTTGAAAAACTCATACCCACCCAGAGGGTAGGTCTTCATCTTGACAGACAGCCGCACACAATATAAACTTTTTCCTAAACTTCAATATAACCTAATCCCAGTTAACCTAACTCTACCATACAATATACCTATAGACGGcagtgtcggaggaaggctcaaCAAATCAAAGACTGTTCAAAGACTGTAtcaaagactgttctctttgctgcCGCAAGTGGTACCAATCAAATCAAtgtaccaagtctggaaccaacaggactctgaacagcttctacccccaaaccaaaTACGtttctgagtggtgcagcggtctaaggcactgcgtctcagtactagaggtgtcactacagagcctggttcgtttccaggctgtatcacaactggccgtgattgtcCCGTAGGGTggtgttgtctgggttagggtttgggaggctaggccctcattgtaaataagaaattgttcttaactgacttccctagataaaataaataagactTCTAAACAATATTGAGAAATGGCAACCCTGACTACCTGCAGTGACTATGCACACTCACATatgcatactgacgccacacactTTGCTACTGATATTATCTAGCCTGTTGCCTATTCTCTTTACCCCCACCAATATGTACAATACATATCTTCCTGAATTTACGTTGTACCCCCTCACATCGACTCGATACTGGTACTCCCACATTATTCACTGCATAAttattccttgtgttactatttctattttatttgtatttattttatttgatctttaactatgcattgttggaaaaggaccaaTATAACAATATGGTCGTCATTCTAATGTTCACACATAACGCCATCCATTCCAAGGCCTTACAAGGCCTTACAACAAATGTAGCTATTTCTCAAACCTGTCCACATAATTCTTTAGGATCTTCCACAAATCACCATTTCACTCTTCATGACTTTTGGTGAGCAGCACAATAAAACCTGGGTACGTAACCCCTTGTTGCATGAGGTAAAACATTTATTTGCTCAAGGTTAAGGTACCAAACCATCAAGCACTGGCATCCAACATTATAATAAGAGGTTAAATATCTGTACCTGGTAAGACTCTTATCACATGTATTACTTGCATGGAGGAAACGTTTACAGCTCACAGCAAATCTAATGTAAGTGTTGCTTCTGTACaaacaaaaaatagaaaacaTCACAGCCTGCCAACCCCAGTCTACTGACATCAGCTCAGATTGAATTTGAAAGCCCCTGGCCCTGA contains:
- the ube2s gene encoding ubiquitin-conjugating enzyme E2 S encodes the protein MNSNVENLPPQVLRLVYKEVSALAADPPEGIKIYPSEEDITELHTAIEGPEGTPFAGGVFRMRLVLGKDFPAAPPKGYFLTKIFHPNVGHKGEICVNVLKRDWRAELGLRHVLLTIKCLMIHPNPESALNEEAGRLLLEDYTEYASRARLLTEIHAMGGYGGTSGVPQDPADGPQPKKHAGDPTKRAMGPGVAPSAALGNGANGSSTTSSSSSSNSNVVGKKKTDKKRALRRL